The Rhododendron vialii isolate Sample 1 chromosome 5a, ASM3025357v1 genome contains a region encoding:
- the LOC131327557 gene encoding uncharacterized protein LOC131327557, with amino-acid sequence MLLNEHWRELHALQGNFVTACLPSTIQHNLPLMKSGYWCMPQTNNLQDFQRRLQIVLDNLNLEVISVRMGNRTWSISVNNGHLNGAMFNQLLDALQLQLYDYVFITMLPNLNIRVVVLDATTDREMIYDWL; translated from the exons ATGTTACTAAATGAACATTGGCGTGAATTACATGCTCTCCAGG GTAATTTTGTGACTGCTTGTCTACCATCAACAATTCAACATAATCTCCCACTCATGAAGTCTGGATATTGGTGCATGCCCCAAACAAATAATCTCCAG GACTTTCAGAGAAGGCTCCAAATTGTGCTTGACAATCTAAATTTGGAGGTTATTTCTGTTCGAATGGGAAATAGAACCTGGTCAATATCTGTTAACAATGGACATCTGAATGGTGCTATGTTTAATCAGCTTTTGGATGCTCTACAACTTCAACTCTATGACTATGTGTTCATTACTATGTTACCAAACCTTAACATTAGGGTTGTTGTCCTTGATGCTACAACTGATAGAGAGATGATTTACGATTGGCTTTAG